The nucleotide window GCGTTTATCGGCATCGCGAAAGCCAAAAGTACGACGCTTGTGGTTGTGGCTCCTGGTATAGCTGAAGCACTACTCGCAACAGCGATCGGTTTGGTTGCCGCTATCCCTGCGGTGATGATGTATAACTATTTTTCTCGCCGTATTGGACACTACAAAGCACTCCTAACAGACGTTTCTGTTGCGACCATGGTACTTGTTAGCCGAGATTGTGACCGCGATAATAACGAAGAGACACCATCACAATTAAAGCAGGTGGTGTGATATGGGATTTCAAACATCTTCAGACAGCGATGAACTGGTCGAGAACCACGATATCAATGTGACGCCTTTGGTTGATGTTATGCTCGTTCTACTCATCATTGTGATGGTAGCAGCACCATTGGCTACCGTTAATGTGCCCGTCGATCTTCCTTCATCTTCTGCTGAAGCCACACCGTTACCTGATAAACCTTTGTTTCTTACCATTGGTAAGGGGTTAGAGCTAACATTAGGTGAGGATAAAACTTCAACGTTAGAACAGCTATCATATGATCTTCCACTACTTATAGAGGACCAAAATCAGAGGATTTATCTAAGAGGTGACAAAAGCATTACGTATGACGAACTCATGAAAGTCATGAACACACTTATACGCGCCGGATACAGCCAGATTGCGCTCGTTGGTTTAGAAGCGCCGCAGGGGTAATAAGCATGAGTATTTTTGCCACCTTAAGTATCAGATCACGTAAGCCTCGTCGACGTTGGTTTGTCGTCGGTTTTACATTGAGTGTTGCCCTTCACTTATCTGCACTTGTTTACTACCTCTGGACACCTGAGTACGATTTTGCTCCGCCTCCGCAAGCAGCACCCATTACGGTTACAATTGTTGCTCCTCTCGCGATGGCAAAAATACAAGTAGAAGATACGGAGATAGGCGAAAATCAACCTGAGATTGTTCAAGAACAGATGCTCCAAGCTGCAACAATTGAGGAGATACAGCCGCTCGTCAAACCAACACCTGTGAAAGAGCAGCCAAAGTTTGTTGAGGTTGAGAAAGCAAACGCGCTTTCATCAGTAATAAACCAAGAGGCTAAGCCGGAAAAAGAGACGAAAAATAAGCCCGAGGAGCCAAAACAGATTGCTAAAACGCCTGTACCACCTAAAAGTCGTCCAGAGCCTCCCGTTGTCAAAGAGACAAAACCTAAAGTCACCCCCGATCCCCAAAAGGCGGTTGTGAAACCAGTCCCGATGGAGAAACCGCGTCCAATCAGTGATGATCTCAAAGACCAACAACAAGTCGTGCAAACGGCAAACTCTCAACCTAATTTAATAGCTGAAAATAGCCAGCAGCAAGCGAGTGCGCTTCGGGTTGGGCAACTTTCTGAAGCGGGGAAAGCGGCCAAAATTAATTGGCAGCAAGCACTTCATGCACACCTTGAGCGAGAAAAGCGTTACCCCAGAAAAGCAAAGCGCATGAAGAAGAAAGGCATGCCTGTTATCAAATTTACAATGGATCGCCAAGGTAATGTGATTGACGTTGTGTTGCTTAAAAGTTCGGGGACACTTTCGTTA belongs to Vibrio cyclitrophicus and includes:
- a CDS encoding biopolymer transporter ExbD; its protein translation is MGFQTSSDSDELVENHDINVTPLVDVMLVLLIIVMVAAPLATVNVPVDLPSSSAEATPLPDKPLFLTIGKGLELTLGEDKTSTLEQLSYDLPLLIEDQNQRIYLRGDKSITYDELMKVMNTLIRAGYSQIALVGLEAPQG
- a CDS encoding TonB family protein, coding for MSIFATLSIRSRKPRRRWFVVGFTLSVALHLSALVYYLWTPEYDFAPPPQAAPITVTIVAPLAMAKIQVEDTEIGENQPEIVQEQMLQAATIEEIQPLVKPTPVKEQPKFVEVEKANALSSVINQEAKPEKETKNKPEEPKQIAKTPVPPKSRPEPPVVKETKPKVTPDPQKAVVKPVPMEKPRPISDDLKDQQQVVQTANSQPNLIAENSQQQASALRVGQLSEAGKAAKINWQQALHAHLEREKRYPRKAKRMKKKGMPVIKFTMDRQGNVIDVVLLKSSGTLSLDNEAVDLVYRAQPLIKPPTSIAGTRLSLTLPINFSF